The Nocardia arthritidis genome has a window encoding:
- a CDS encoding PepSY-associated TM helix domain-containing protein: MTLEEVRAGGRGPVRSPRRARKPLRRGLIALHRWSALILGIVLVVQSTSGAILLYHAELFRAGHASFYRHTDGPPVIDTERAVALVRAEDPGFDIGWAGSDGGVIVVGNSDFTAVYAVDPGTGLLNGRVRLTDGVLGWLINLHDCAFGCPRYSGALPIMNDQPPLIGITWAAVILGIMGLLLVLLAVSGAIIWWPSIRRLRHGFRVRLRKGRFARDRDLHDVIGIISVPFLLMWGITGTAIEWPAVERAWLGATGGDTNLERPQDVFTPRATDRGAPVSITDAGEIALRAAPGRLAYLMLPTEATPYYRAAIAGAYSPYEHRAFYSGDVLVYINATDAADLKVVDAGRDRPLANTFYAKVFEPAHFGWLVNGWWRLIWLAFGLTPLALAVTGLSSWLFRRATKRRRRAAR, from the coding sequence ATGACTCTAGAGGAGGTGCGAGCAGGTGGCCGCGGGCCGGTCCGGTCGCCGCGGCGTGCACGTAAGCCGTTGCGGCGCGGTCTTATAGCGCTGCATCGCTGGTCCGCGTTGATCCTCGGGATCGTGCTGGTCGTCCAGTCGACGTCCGGCGCGATCCTGCTCTATCACGCGGAGCTGTTCCGGGCGGGGCACGCGTCGTTCTACCGGCACACCGATGGGCCGCCGGTGATCGACACCGAACGGGCGGTCGCGCTGGTGCGGGCCGAGGATCCCGGTTTCGATATCGGCTGGGCGGGGTCGGACGGCGGCGTAATCGTGGTTGGCAACAGCGATTTCACCGCCGTCTACGCGGTGGATCCCGGCACCGGCCTGCTCAACGGCCGGGTGCGGCTGACCGACGGTGTGCTCGGCTGGCTGATCAACCTGCACGACTGCGCATTCGGTTGTCCGCGCTACTCCGGTGCGCTGCCCATCATGAACGACCAGCCGCCGCTGATCGGTATCACCTGGGCCGCAGTGATTCTCGGCATCATGGGGCTGCTGTTGGTGCTGCTGGCGGTATCCGGCGCCATCATCTGGTGGCCATCGATCCGGCGTCTGCGGCACGGATTCCGGGTCCGGTTGCGCAAGGGCCGATTCGCCCGCGACCGCGATCTGCACGATGTGATCGGAATCATCAGCGTGCCGTTCCTGCTGATGTGGGGCATCACCGGGACCGCGATCGAATGGCCCGCCGTCGAACGGGCCTGGCTCGGCGCGACCGGTGGCGATACGAATCTCGAACGGCCGCAAGATGTTTTCACACCACGCGCGACCGATCGCGGCGCTCCGGTGTCGATCACCGACGCCGGTGAGATCGCGCTGCGCGCGGCCCCGGGACGGCTGGCGTATCTGATGCTGCCCACCGAAGCCACACCGTACTACCGCGCGGCGATCGCGGGCGCGTACTCGCCTTACGAACACCGCGCGTTCTACAGCGGCGATGTCCTGGTCTACATCAATGCCACCGACGCCGCCGATCTGAAGGTGGTCGATGCCGGTCGCGACCGGCCGCTGGCAAATACGTTCTACGCCAAAGTTTTCGAGCCCGCACACTTCGGCTGGCTGGTGAACGGTTGGTGGCGGCTCATTTGGTTGGCGTTCGGCCTGACGCCGCTGGCGCTGGCCGTCACCGGACTGTCGAGCTGGCTGTTCCGGCGCGCCACCAAGCGCAGACGCCGCGCGGCCCGCTGA
- a CDS encoding cellulase family glycosylhydrolase, with product MSQPRVVRRTVLGVVVAVAATFLSSGHGAADPAVAGAVRTAGKWFTDAAGRVVVFHGENVANKKPPYTPSATGFGEPDAELLADEGFDAVRMPIVWEAVEPRPGQYDDGYLADIADTVATLHRYGIGVEIEFHQDLWSSVIGGEGAPAWATITDGAPDTSHDLVAANLGNPAFWNATQNFFGNAPGPDGVGIQTRFIQMWQHVAAYFKGKLGVIGYGPLNQPPAGGAFLPCLANACPPPIIDSLRAFDRDVGVAIRSVDPDTPIWLSGVITTNYGTAADLGAPPVAGTAYGFNVYCVVQALQGGGSGGCDPQWESDINQAAVYTDAVGIPPVVTEFGATGDRGALVRNLDLFDQDRVGWFNWTYLGGDPATVAKNPDDQAIVIDAHLPRTPGNVRESNLDALVRPYPKLTSGTPIEWGYNVSGHEFTYRWDTRRADNDGRFPDGSVTVISTPHRSYPGGYHVRIIGGRQVSERHAAELKVAGCAAEVSVTVMPGDGPDQEGC from the coding sequence ATGTCGCAGCCCCGGGTGGTTCGCAGGACAGTGCTCGGTGTGGTCGTCGCCGTGGCCGCGACATTCCTGTCGAGCGGGCACGGCGCCGCGGATCCGGCGGTGGCCGGAGCGGTCCGCACCGCCGGGAAATGGTTCACCGACGCCGCCGGACGCGTCGTCGTATTCCACGGCGAGAACGTGGCGAACAAGAAGCCGCCATATACGCCGTCGGCCACCGGATTCGGCGAACCCGATGCCGAACTGCTGGCCGACGAGGGCTTCGACGCGGTGCGCATGCCGATTGTCTGGGAGGCGGTGGAACCGCGGCCCGGACAATACGACGACGGGTATCTCGCCGATATCGCGGACACCGTCGCCACGCTGCATCGGTATGGCATAGGCGTGGAAATCGAATTCCACCAAGACCTTTGGTCGAGCGTGATCGGCGGGGAGGGCGCACCGGCCTGGGCGACGATCACCGACGGCGCACCCGACACCTCGCACGATCTGGTGGCCGCGAACCTGGGCAATCCGGCGTTCTGGAACGCGACCCAGAACTTCTTCGGCAATGCGCCCGGACCCGATGGCGTCGGCATCCAGACGCGATTCATACAGATGTGGCAGCACGTGGCGGCCTATTTCAAGGGCAAACTGGGAGTTATCGGCTACGGTCCGCTCAATCAGCCGCCGGCGGGCGGGGCCTTCCTGCCCTGTTTGGCCAACGCGTGCCCGCCGCCGATCATCGATTCGCTACGCGCATTCGACCGCGATGTCGGCGTCGCCATCCGATCGGTCGATCCGGATACCCCGATCTGGCTGTCGGGCGTGATCACGACGAACTACGGCACCGCGGCGGATCTCGGCGCGCCGCCGGTGGCGGGCACCGCATACGGATTCAATGTGTATTGCGTGGTCCAGGCGTTGCAGGGCGGCGGAAGCGGGGGCTGCGATCCGCAGTGGGAATCGGATATCAACCAAGCCGCGGTCTACACCGACGCGGTCGGAATCCCGCCGGTGGTCACCGAATTCGGCGCGACCGGCGATCGAGGCGCGCTGGTGCGCAATCTCGATCTGTTCGACCAGGACCGCGTCGGCTGGTTCAACTGGACGTATTTGGGCGGCGATCCGGCGACCGTCGCCAAGAACCCGGACGACCAGGCGATCGTGATCGACGCACATCTGCCGCGAACTCCGGGCAATGTGCGCGAATCCAATCTCGACGCGCTGGTGCGGCCCTACCCGAAGCTGACCTCGGGCACCCCGATCGAATGGGGCTACAACGTATCCGGCCACGAGTTCACCTACCGGTGGGACACCCGGCGCGCCGACAATGACGGGCGATTCCCCGACGGTTCGGTCACCGTGATCAGCACGCCGCACCGGTCGTATCCGGGCGGGTATCACGTCCGGATCATCGGGGGTCGTCAGGTGTCCGAGCGGCATGCCGCAGAGCTGAAGGTCGCTGGCTGCGCGGCCGAGGTATCCGTTACGGTCATGCCGGGCGACGGACCGGATCAAGAGGGTTGCTGA
- a CDS encoding SDR family NAD(P)-dependent oxidoreductase: MDLGLTNKVALVAGGSSGIGLAIARELAAEGAHVAIGARDPDRLAAAERVVREKALGRVHATSVDITDGVAARRWVEEVAAEFGGLHIVAVSGGTPPTGSAVAFDPATYRAAVDEVLMPAVELALAALPYLREKGWGRVLFVASETAAVPIGGLALSGVTRAAITRFAQSLAAAAGRDGVTVNVLAPSSTRTPLLERVLAQRSADGAIDAELAALDAHTAVGRIARPDEIAALAAFLASERAAYITGTVQLIDGGASVLGSSYAPAK, translated from the coding sequence GTGGATCTCGGTCTGACGAACAAGGTCGCGCTGGTGGCCGGCGGTTCGAGCGGTATAGGTCTGGCGATCGCCAGGGAGTTGGCGGCCGAGGGCGCGCACGTCGCCATCGGCGCGCGCGATCCGGACCGGCTGGCGGCGGCCGAGCGCGTCGTGCGGGAGAAGGCGTTGGGCCGGGTGCATGCCACGAGCGTCGACATCACCGATGGCGTCGCGGCCCGGCGCTGGGTCGAGGAGGTGGCCGCCGAATTCGGCGGGCTGCATATCGTCGCGGTGAGCGGCGGCACCCCGCCCACCGGCAGCGCGGTGGCCTTCGACCCGGCGACCTACCGGGCGGCGGTCGACGAGGTGCTGATGCCCGCCGTCGAACTGGCGCTGGCGGCACTGCCCTATTTGCGGGAAAAGGGCTGGGGCCGTGTGCTTTTCGTCGCATCGGAAACGGCGGCGGTACCGATCGGCGGGCTGGCGCTGTCCGGCGTGACCAGGGCGGCGATCACACGGTTCGCCCAATCCCTCGCCGCTGCGGCCGGGCGCGACGGCGTGACCGTCAACGTGCTCGCGCCGAGTTCCACCCGCACCCCGTTGCTGGAACGGGTCCTGGCACAGCGATCCGCGGACGGCGCGATCGATGCGGAATTGGCCGCGCTCGACGCGCACACCGCGGTGGGGCGGATCGCGCGGCCGGACGAAATCGCCGCCCTCGCCGCCTTTTTGGCCAGTGAACGGGCCGCGTACATCACCGGAACGGTGCAACTGATCGACGGCGGCGCGAGCGTGCTCGGCTCGTCCTACGCGCCGGCGAAATAG
- a CDS encoding aldose epimerase family protein, with amino-acid sequence MRGIVIARVIALAGVAGLVACGGGTTPRTTAPSSSVTTPNQAPAIAGEPFGQVGGAEVLRYTLTNGRGMRVRILNYGGIIQSLEVPDRNGHTDNVVLGFPTLADYVAKNGSGGPYFGAIVGRYGNRIAKGAFTLDGTEYHLPINNNGNSLHGGTSGFDQKVWQASIQQGGDTVGLKLQYISPAGEMGYPGTLTTTVTYTLDQNNRLNIDYQATTDAPTVLNLTNHTYWNLAGEDTLGIYAHKLMLNADNYTPTDATQIPTGQIAPVKGTPMDFTTPTEIGARITTDDPQLMIGQGYDHNWVINRTDDTSLVKAAEVVDPASGRTLTVRTTQPGIQFYSGNFLDGKFIGTGNHAYRQGAGLALETQHFPDSPNHPEFPTTRLDPGRTYHQTTVFELGRG; translated from the coding sequence ATGCGCGGCATCGTTATTGCTCGGGTCATCGCGCTCGCCGGTGTGGCGGGTTTGGTCGCGTGCGGCGGCGGCACGACACCCAGGACCACGGCGCCCAGCAGCAGCGTCACCACACCGAACCAGGCGCCGGCTATCGCCGGTGAGCCGTTCGGTCAGGTGGGCGGGGCCGAAGTGCTCCGCTACACATTGACCAACGGTCGCGGCATGCGGGTGCGAATCCTCAACTACGGCGGCATCATTCAGTCGCTGGAGGTACCCGACCGCAACGGCCACACCGACAATGTGGTGCTCGGCTTCCCGACGCTGGCCGACTATGTCGCCAAGAACGGCTCGGGCGGGCCCTACTTCGGTGCGATCGTCGGGCGTTACGGAAACCGGATCGCCAAGGGCGCCTTCACGCTCGACGGCACCGAATACCACTTGCCGATCAACAACAACGGCAACAGCCTGCACGGCGGCACCAGTGGTTTCGATCAGAAGGTCTGGCAGGCGAGTATCCAGCAGGGCGGCGACACCGTCGGCCTGAAATTGCAATACATCAGTCCCGCAGGGGAAATGGGTTATCCGGGCACGCTGACCACGACCGTCACCTACACCCTCGACCAGAACAACCGGCTGAATATCGACTACCAGGCGACCACCGATGCGCCGACCGTGCTCAACCTGACCAATCACACCTATTGGAATCTCGCGGGTGAGGACACCCTCGGCATCTACGCGCATAAACTCATGCTCAACGCCGACAATTACACCCCGACCGACGCCACCCAGATCCCGACGGGACAGATCGCCCCGGTCAAGGGAACGCCGATGGACTTCACCACGCCCACCGAAATCGGCGCGCGAATCACCACAGACGATCCACAGCTGATGATCGGCCAAGGCTACGACCACAATTGGGTGATCAACCGCACCGACGACACCTCACTGGTCAAGGCGGCCGAAGTAGTGGATCCGGCCTCGGGCCGCACCCTCACCGTCCGCACCACCCAACCCGGAATCCAGTTCTACTCGGGCAATTTCCTGGACGGAAAATTCATCGGCACCGGTAATCACGCCTATCGGCAAGGCGCGGGACTGGCACTGGAAACCCAGCACTTCCCCGACTCCCCCAACCACCCCGAATTCCCGACCACGAGACTCGATCCGGGCCGAACCTATCATCAGACAACCGTTTTCGAGCTCGGCAGGGGCTAG
- a CDS encoding MFS transporter — MTVSSGTGAYPRLALAGVYGGLFCGYLGLSAAIPVLPGYVRDQFGAGDLAVGLAVTATALTALLTRPVFGGLADRYGHRFVMRSGAMAIAAGGLLYFVPLGFIGLIAVRLLVGVGEAALFTAGAVWTVTLAPHERRGQLIGLYGVAMWGGISAGTALGAALRHFGIDAVWSFCATMPLVGLVLVSVVPVPARAESSGGGGGLLVRPAVLPGVALCLAAAGYVGLAAFVIRELQLRGIGSGAVVLSIFSAVYAGTRLVIGRLPDQLGPRRVASWSGVGEAAGLLIIAWAPNLPVAVLGAVVMGAGFSLLHPSLALIVMNNTEKSKQGAALGAYTSFWDLGLFVWGPVTGAIASGFGYPAVFVVGAGCALLATALARTIRQSLEQEVGR, encoded by the coding sequence ATGACGGTCTCCTCCGGGACCGGCGCGTACCCGCGTCTGGCGCTCGCCGGGGTGTACGGCGGATTGTTCTGCGGCTATCTCGGTCTGTCGGCGGCGATTCCGGTGCTGCCCGGTTATGTCAGGGATCAGTTCGGCGCGGGCGATCTCGCGGTCGGGCTCGCGGTGACGGCGACCGCGCTCACCGCGCTGCTCACCCGGCCGGTTTTCGGCGGGCTCGCGGACCGGTACGGGCATCGCTTCGTGATGCGGTCCGGCGCCATGGCCATCGCGGCGGGCGGACTGCTCTACTTTGTGCCGCTGGGATTCATCGGGCTGATCGCGGTGCGCCTGCTGGTCGGCGTCGGCGAGGCGGCGCTTTTCACCGCGGGCGCCGTGTGGACGGTCACGCTCGCACCGCACGAACGCCGCGGCCAGCTGATCGGGTTGTACGGCGTCGCCATGTGGGGTGGTATCTCGGCGGGCACCGCGCTCGGGGCCGCGCTGCGGCATTTCGGCATCGATGCGGTGTGGAGCTTTTGTGCCACAATGCCTTTGGTCGGTCTAGTACTCGTAAGCGTGGTGCCGGTGCCCGCACGCGCCGAATCGTCCGGCGGTGGCGGCGGGTTGCTGGTGCGGCCCGCGGTATTGCCCGGTGTCGCACTCTGCCTCGCGGCCGCGGGCTACGTCGGGTTGGCCGCCTTCGTCATCCGCGAACTACAGCTGCGCGGAATAGGTTCCGGCGCGGTTGTTTTGAGCATCTTCAGCGCGGTGTACGCGGGCACCCGGTTGGTCATCGGGCGGCTGCCGGACCAGCTCGGGCCGCGGCGGGTGGCGTCCTGGTCCGGTGTCGGCGAGGCCGCCGGACTGCTGATCATCGCCTGGGCGCCGAACCTTCCGGTGGCGGTGCTCGGCGCGGTCGTCATGGGAGCCGGATTCTCGCTGCTGCATCCGTCGCTCGCGCTGATCGTCATGAACAATACGGAGAAGTCGAAACAGGGTGCGGCCCTTGGCGCCTACACCTCGTTCTGGGATCTGGGCCTGTTCGTGTGGGGTCCGGTGACCGGCGCGATCGCGAGCGGATTCGGTTATCCGGCGGTCTTCGTCGTCGGCGCGGGTTGCGCGCTGCTCGCAACGGCGCTGGCCCGCACGATCCGGCAATCGCTCGAACAGGAAGTCGGCAGATGA
- a CDS encoding DegT/DnrJ/EryC1/StrS family aminotransferase, whose protein sequence is MAIYGGNPVRLTAWPTYDRGAVCVHPDDEAAALRAIRSHLYFRYDYRPPDETECGMFEAELCRYFGCRHALATSSGTTALALAIMAAGIEPGSLIACPGFTFAATPSSIMLAGCKPFLVDVDENLHLDVADLRRRWTPAVRAIVVVHMRGFAGDMAALTRFAEEMGVPVFEDAVPALGAELDGRKLGTFGVAGAFSTQSDKSLNSGEGGFLITDDSTLFARATVLSGAYEGRLRRHFPDREPPLVTDLELPLYSFRMDEIRAALLRSELGRLPIRLAAFRENYDYVASALADLDGIRIRRPVAPGAYLGEAFIFQVPGGHAEWFARALCHEGIEARNLGSDSDRNIRAFWNWRFLFGGTDTAAVKELLPSTTRYLQGAVDIPLSSTLSRADCDHLVAAVGKVAAALPDPEDLGAEANSWAGQR, encoded by the coding sequence TTGGCTATCTACGGCGGAAATCCGGTTCGGCTGACCGCCTGGCCGACGTACGACAGGGGTGCGGTGTGCGTCCACCCCGACGATGAGGCGGCGGCGCTGCGTGCGATCCGCAGCCACCTCTATTTCCGATACGACTATCGCCCGCCGGACGAGACCGAATGCGGCATGTTCGAGGCGGAGCTGTGCCGCTATTTCGGCTGCCGCCACGCGCTGGCCACCTCGAGCGGCACCACCGCCCTCGCGCTGGCGATCATGGCGGCGGGAATCGAGCCGGGCAGCCTGATCGCCTGTCCCGGTTTCACTTTCGCCGCGACGCCGAGCTCCATCATGCTCGCCGGATGTAAGCCGTTCCTCGTCGACGTCGACGAGAACCTGCACCTCGACGTGGCCGATCTGCGTCGCCGGTGGACACCGGCGGTGCGGGCGATCGTGGTGGTGCACATGCGCGGATTCGCCGGGGATATGGCCGCGCTGACGCGGTTCGCCGAGGAGATGGGTGTGCCGGTCTTCGAGGACGCGGTGCCCGCGCTCGGCGCGGAACTCGACGGCCGCAAACTCGGGACCTTCGGTGTGGCCGGTGCGTTCAGCACCCAGTCGGACAAGTCGCTCAACAGCGGCGAGGGCGGGTTCCTGATCACCGACGACAGCACCCTTTTCGCCCGTGCCACAGTGCTTTCCGGCGCGTACGAGGGCCGGTTGCGGCGGCACTTCCCGGACCGCGAGCCGCCGCTGGTGACCGATCTGGAGCTGCCGCTGTACAGCTTCCGGATGGATGAGATCCGGGCCGCCCTGCTGCGCTCCGAACTGGGACGGCTGCCGATCCGCCTCGCCGCCTTCCGGGAGAACTACGACTACGTCGCCTCGGCGCTGGCCGATCTGGACGGAATCCGGATCCGCCGCCCGGTCGCGCCCGGCGCGTATCTGGGCGAGGCGTTCATCTTCCAGGTCCCCGGCGGCCACGCGGAGTGGTTCGCGCGAGCGCTGTGCCACGAGGGGATCGAGGCGCGCAACCTCGGCTCGGATTCCGATCGCAATATCCGGGCGTTCTGGAATTGGCGGTTCCTGTTCGGCGGGACGGATACCGCGGCGGTCAAGGAACTCCTGCCGAGTACGACCCGCTATCTGCAAGGGGCCGTTGATATTCCGCTCTCGTCCACCTTGTCGCGGGCGGATTGCGATCATCTCGTCGCCGCGGTCGGCAAGGTGGCCGCCGCGCTACCGGACCCGGAAGACCTTGGCGCCGAAGCGAACTCGTGGGCCGGGCAACGATGA
- a CDS encoding sulfotransferase codes for MTNAPLKVLCITGWCRNGSTIMGNILNEIPDFFHVGELHFLWKNAAGRGANESCGCGRKLVECPFWSTILPIGRPAGFSMQAHADVVIRRQLGNVRTRHTWQVLGRGLHNEEIRAHADLMTRVYRAIAERSESRVIVDTTKIPGEAALLGYLDGIVPYYVHLVRDPRAVAQSWSRPKEYVYTMSPAKSTGYWSGFNLASHAITRRHPERSMFLRYEDFIADPAGTVDDLLRLCETDPSANPLTDRTIELRANHTVTGNPDRFNTGVTVIRPTDDTWRTALPKSARTTVATLSWPLLRRYGYTDRNGRA; via the coding sequence ATGACGAACGCACCACTCAAGGTTCTGTGCATTACCGGGTGGTGCCGCAACGGCAGCACCATCATGGGCAATATCCTCAACGAGATCCCGGACTTCTTCCACGTCGGCGAACTGCATTTCCTCTGGAAGAACGCGGCGGGTCGCGGCGCGAACGAAAGTTGCGGCTGCGGGCGGAAATTGGTTGAATGCCCGTTCTGGTCCACCATCCTGCCGATCGGCAGGCCCGCCGGGTTCAGCATGCAGGCCCATGCCGATGTGGTGATCCGGCGGCAGCTCGGCAATGTCCGGACCCGGCACACCTGGCAGGTACTCGGCCGCGGCCTGCACAACGAAGAAATCCGCGCGCATGCCGACCTGATGACGCGGGTCTATCGGGCCATCGCGGAGCGCAGCGAATCGCGGGTGATCGTCGACACCACGAAGATCCCGGGCGAGGCGGCGCTGCTCGGATACCTCGACGGCATCGTCCCGTACTACGTCCATCTGGTGCGCGATCCCCGTGCCGTCGCCCAATCATGGAGCAGGCCAAAGGAATACGTGTACACCATGTCACCGGCCAAGAGCACCGGCTACTGGAGCGGATTCAATCTGGCCTCGCATGCGATCACCCGCCGCCATCCGGAGCGGTCGATGTTCCTGCGGTACGAGGATTTCATCGCCGATCCGGCGGGGACGGTGGACGACCTGTTGCGGCTGTGCGAAACCGACCCGTCGGCGAATCCGCTGACCGATCGAACGATCGAACTGCGCGCGAACCACACGGTGACCGGCAATCCGGACCGCTTCAACACCGGCGTCACCGTCATCCGGCCGACGGACGATACCTGGCGGACCGCGCTGCCGAAATCCGCGCGGACGACGGTGGCCACGCTGTCCTGGCCACTGCTGCGGCGATACGGCTACACCGACCGCAACGGAAGAGCCTAG
- a CDS encoding alpha/beta hydrolase family esterase, with amino-acid sequence MSTRLLLVLTTALLAGALIAPRANADDYVERVYANAAGARHYYLHLPPGDATGKPLMIFLPGCIDPVEENRPAVLPLIPQSDQMGFVLAYPLQDQAANPGWCWNPWNPDDNRRDSGEPSIIAGITTSLIDEFKLDRSRVYVGGYSAGGAMSTVMAAAYPDLYAAAAPLAGTPYQLTGDGGAIIAQMGPRARAVPTFFMQSLFDEASIYPVGRINLSQWLQADNMIDPGSVTPQPTSTEFSGPPQGVPIPAVVERYRSPAGCELAQFWTLTLSEHQLGALLVQQPWGDQFRRDMMTFLLSHSMTQPHHPCG; translated from the coding sequence ATGAGCACTCGTCTTCTGCTCGTGCTGACCACAGCGCTGCTGGCCGGTGCGCTGATCGCGCCGCGGGCGAATGCGGATGATTATGTCGAGCGCGTTTACGCCAACGCCGCGGGCGCTCGGCACTACTACCTGCATCTGCCGCCCGGCGATGCCACCGGGAAACCGTTGATGATCTTCCTACCCGGCTGTATCGATCCGGTCGAGGAGAATCGGCCCGCGGTCCTTCCGCTGATTCCGCAGTCCGATCAGATGGGATTCGTGCTCGCGTATCCGCTGCAGGATCAGGCCGCGAATCCGGGCTGGTGCTGGAATCCGTGGAATCCGGACGACAATCGGCGCGACAGCGGCGAGCCATCGATAATCGCCGGAATCACCACCTCGCTGATCGACGAATTCAAGCTCGACAGGTCGCGCGTCTACGTCGGCGGATATTCGGCGGGCGGCGCGATGTCGACGGTCATGGCCGCGGCCTATCCCGACCTGTACGCGGCGGCCGCGCCGTTGGCGGGTACGCCGTACCAGCTGACCGGGGACGGCGGCGCGATCATCGCCCAGATGGGCCCGCGGGCACGGGCGGTGCCGACATTCTTCATGCAGAGCCTGTTCGACGAGGCGAGCATCTATCCGGTGGGCCGGATCAACCTGTCCCAGTGGCTGCAGGCCGACAATATGATCGATCCGGGATCCGTTACGCCCCAACCGACTTCGACAGAATTCAGCGGCCCGCCGCAGGGTGTGCCCATTCCCGCCGTCGTCGAGCGCTACCGGAGTCCGGCCGGGTGCGAACTGGCCCAGTTCTGGACGCTCACACTGTCCGAACATCAGCTCGGCGCGCTGCTGGTGCAGCAGCCGTGGGGCGACCAGTTCCGTCGGGACATGATGACCTTCCTGCTCTCGCATTCGATGACGCAACCGCACCATCCGTGCGGCTGA